The Neovison vison isolate M4711 chromosome 10, ASM_NN_V1, whole genome shotgun sequence genome has a segment encoding these proteins:
- the CD244 gene encoding natural killer cell receptor 2B4 isoform X3: MGVCILDSAEAVVGLSGMQVSLQPPTTQTKHINSVKWKIQRNSTSKTSVILTWKNEVEVWTDDLKEIFDFREKNLTLLIKAAQPRDSGLYLLEVTDDSGKVKHHRFWVSVFESLLPDPVGTLEAVGKTKVLGGGKCQVSLSCSVSGGGHVSYVWYRGKELIETPDNLSKLEEQIDVNSLENYTCNVSNPVSWVNHTFSQSCDNKQHTSVDYLVFIVISLIILLLVTLTCFCVWRRRRKQCHNNPGEPLTVYEDVNNLQNRCNQTQRQNPPGEGSTIYSMIQSQSSAPTSQEANTLYALVQPSRKSESKKKNQNSSFSYTIYEEVGKTQLKAQNPARLSRRELENFCVYS; this comes from the exons ATTCTGCTGAAGCTGTGGTCGGACTCTCGGGAATGCAAGtctccctccaaccccccacaACACAGACAAAGCACATAAACTCTGTGAAATGGAAGATACAGAGGAACTCAACTTCAAAAACTTCCGTGATACTGACTTGGAAGAATGAGGTTGAAGTGTGGACTGACGATTTAAAAGAGATCTTCGATTTTAGGGAAAAGAATTTAACTCTTCTCATCAAAGCAGCTCAGCCGAGGGACAGTGGCCTCTACCTCCTGGAGGTGACTGATGACAGTGGGAAAGTCAAGCATCACCGGTTCTGGGTTTCTGTATTTG AATCTCTGCTTCCAGATCCTGTAGGGACCCTTGAAGCAGTGGGGAAGACGAAGGTCCTGGGTGGAGGGAAATGCCAAGTGTCGCTGTCCTGCTCAGTCTCCGGAGGTGGCCATGTGAGCTATGTTTGGTATAGAGGGAAGGAGTTGATCGAGACCCCAGACAATCTCAGCAAACTGGAGGAGCAGATTGATGTCAACAGCTTGGAAAACTACACCTGCAACGTCAGCAACCCGGTCAGCTGGGTAAACCACACCTTCTCCCAGAGCTGTGACAACAAGC AACACACCTCTGTGGACTACTTGGTGTTCATCGTGATTTCTCTAATCATCCTGCTCCTGGTCACCCTCACCTGCTTCTGtgtgtggaggaggaggaggaagcagtgcC ATAACAACCCAGGGGAACCTCTGACAGTTTATGAAGACGTCAACAACTTGCAAAACAGGTGTAATCAA ACGCAGAGGCAGAATCCCCCCGGGGAAGGAAGCACCATCTACTCCATGATCCAGTCCCAG tCCTCGGCTCCCACATCACAAGAAGCAAATACGTTGTATGCGCTGGTACAGCCTTCCCGGAAG TCTGAATCCAAGAAGAAAAACCAGAACTCTTCCTTCAGTTATACCATCTACGAAGAG GTTGGAAAGACACAACTCAAAGCCCAGAACCCTGCCCGACTGAGCCGCAGGGAGCTGGAGAACTTCTGCGTGTATTCCTAG
- the CD244 gene encoding natural killer cell receptor 2B4 isoform X2 → MLGQALVLTLLLLLNGHQAQDSAEAVVGLSGMQVSLQPPTTQTKHINSVKWKIQRNSTSKTSVILTWKNEVEVWTDDLKEIFDFREKNLTLLIKAAQPRDSGLYLLEVTDDSGKVKHHRFWVSVFDPVGTLEAVGKTKVLGGGKCQVSLSCSVSGGGHVSYVWYRGKELIETPDNLSKLEEQIDVNSLENYTCNVSNPVSWVNHTFSQSCDNKQHTSVDYLVFIVISLIILLLVTLTCFCVWRRRRKQCHNNPGEPLTVYEDVNNLQNRCNQTQRQNPPGEGSTIYSMIQSQSSAPTSQEANTLYALVQPSRKSESKKKNQNSSFSYTIYEEVGKTQLKAQNPARLSRRELENFCVYS, encoded by the exons ATTCTGCTGAAGCTGTGGTCGGACTCTCGGGAATGCAAGtctccctccaaccccccacaACACAGACAAAGCACATAAACTCTGTGAAATGGAAGATACAGAGGAACTCAACTTCAAAAACTTCCGTGATACTGACTTGGAAGAATGAGGTTGAAGTGTGGACTGACGATTTAAAAGAGATCTTCGATTTTAGGGAAAAGAATTTAACTCTTCTCATCAAAGCAGCTCAGCCGAGGGACAGTGGCCTCTACCTCCTGGAGGTGACTGATGACAGTGGGAAAGTCAAGCATCACCGGTTCTGGGTTTCTGTATTTG ATCCTGTAGGGACCCTTGAAGCAGTGGGGAAGACGAAGGTCCTGGGTGGAGGGAAATGCCAAGTGTCGCTGTCCTGCTCAGTCTCCGGAGGTGGCCATGTGAGCTATGTTTGGTATAGAGGGAAGGAGTTGATCGAGACCCCAGACAATCTCAGCAAACTGGAGGAGCAGATTGATGTCAACAGCTTGGAAAACTACACCTGCAACGTCAGCAACCCGGTCAGCTGGGTAAACCACACCTTCTCCCAGAGCTGTGACAACAAGC AACACACCTCTGTGGACTACTTGGTGTTCATCGTGATTTCTCTAATCATCCTGCTCCTGGTCACCCTCACCTGCTTCTGtgtgtggaggaggaggaggaagcagtgcC ATAACAACCCAGGGGAACCTCTGACAGTTTATGAAGACGTCAACAACTTGCAAAACAGGTGTAATCAA ACGCAGAGGCAGAATCCCCCCGGGGAAGGAAGCACCATCTACTCCATGATCCAGTCCCAG tCCTCGGCTCCCACATCACAAGAAGCAAATACGTTGTATGCGCTGGTACAGCCTTCCCGGAAG TCTGAATCCAAGAAGAAAAACCAGAACTCTTCCTTCAGTTATACCATCTACGAAGAG GTTGGAAAGACACAACTCAAAGCCCAGAACCCTGCCCGACTGAGCCGCAGGGAGCTGGAGAACTTCTGCGTGTATTCCTAG
- the CD244 gene encoding natural killer cell receptor 2B4 isoform X1: MLGQALVLTLLLLLNGHQAQDSAEAVVGLSGMQVSLQPPTTQTKHINSVKWKIQRNSTSKTSVILTWKNEVEVWTDDLKEIFDFREKNLTLLIKAAQPRDSGLYLLEVTDDSGKVKHHRFWVSVFESLLPDPVGTLEAVGKTKVLGGGKCQVSLSCSVSGGGHVSYVWYRGKELIETPDNLSKLEEQIDVNSLENYTCNVSNPVSWVNHTFSQSCDNKQHTSVDYLVFIVISLIILLLVTLTCFCVWRRRRKQCHNNPGEPLTVYEDVNNLQNRCNQTQRQNPPGEGSTIYSMIQSQSSAPTSQEANTLYALVQPSRKSESKKKNQNSSFSYTIYEEVGKTQLKAQNPARLSRRELENFCVYS, from the exons ATTCTGCTGAAGCTGTGGTCGGACTCTCGGGAATGCAAGtctccctccaaccccccacaACACAGACAAAGCACATAAACTCTGTGAAATGGAAGATACAGAGGAACTCAACTTCAAAAACTTCCGTGATACTGACTTGGAAGAATGAGGTTGAAGTGTGGACTGACGATTTAAAAGAGATCTTCGATTTTAGGGAAAAGAATTTAACTCTTCTCATCAAAGCAGCTCAGCCGAGGGACAGTGGCCTCTACCTCCTGGAGGTGACTGATGACAGTGGGAAAGTCAAGCATCACCGGTTCTGGGTTTCTGTATTTG AATCTCTGCTTCCAGATCCTGTAGGGACCCTTGAAGCAGTGGGGAAGACGAAGGTCCTGGGTGGAGGGAAATGCCAAGTGTCGCTGTCCTGCTCAGTCTCCGGAGGTGGCCATGTGAGCTATGTTTGGTATAGAGGGAAGGAGTTGATCGAGACCCCAGACAATCTCAGCAAACTGGAGGAGCAGATTGATGTCAACAGCTTGGAAAACTACACCTGCAACGTCAGCAACCCGGTCAGCTGGGTAAACCACACCTTCTCCCAGAGCTGTGACAACAAGC AACACACCTCTGTGGACTACTTGGTGTTCATCGTGATTTCTCTAATCATCCTGCTCCTGGTCACCCTCACCTGCTTCTGtgtgtggaggaggaggaggaagcagtgcC ATAACAACCCAGGGGAACCTCTGACAGTTTATGAAGACGTCAACAACTTGCAAAACAGGTGTAATCAA ACGCAGAGGCAGAATCCCCCCGGGGAAGGAAGCACCATCTACTCCATGATCCAGTCCCAG tCCTCGGCTCCCACATCACAAGAAGCAAATACGTTGTATGCGCTGGTACAGCCTTCCCGGAAG TCTGAATCCAAGAAGAAAAACCAGAACTCTTCCTTCAGTTATACCATCTACGAAGAG GTTGGAAAGACACAACTCAAAGCCCAGAACCCTGCCCGACTGAGCCGCAGGGAGCTGGAGAACTTCTGCGTGTATTCCTAG